In Acipenser ruthenus chromosome 6, fAciRut3.2 maternal haplotype, whole genome shotgun sequence, the following proteins share a genomic window:
- the tcte1 gene encoding dynein regulatory complex subunit 5: protein MPNVIGNPDKGVFTPGRPPQIPEPVMRLNPASDPRKMRRIIAEDPEWSLAIIPLLKDLCLQHIVKNFENNPILNELLPSHKAKVLEKLSTKLPLKVTANLISHEGYWNRCCTERWGVCDVACYGNSWKRMFFERHLEKIIELFIPEVTDIKTVLDVVPLCKNYVKKLNISQLLPPVKEPQMNEDDNASDTASDPGHEGPSIDHFDFWTLLDKLTHLEELHLVYGVSGCGMNFEWNLFEFTSRDCQSLAKALKSCKTLKVFRIHQSKVDDEKVRLLINSLLDHPFLTVLDLSHNLIGDRGARAIGKLINERKMKSITVYDNKIRAHGAQAIAYALTKNITLTSLNLRLNQIGDEGGQAIAHALLKNATLTNIHMGSNELTEPTATVLSQVLVQNKTLRNINLSCNRLGLDGGKQIQEGMSYNTTVVEFDVRLTEIGQESEYSISQILQNNQEKARKKLITESGVKK from the exons ATGCCAAATGTTATTGGGAACCCAGACAAAGGAGTGTTTACTCCTGGCAGACCACCACAAATACCTGAACCAGTAATGAGGTTGAATCCTGCATCGGATCCAAGAAAGATGAGAAGGATCATTGCTGAGGATCCTGAATGGTCCCTTGCCATTATCCCTCTTTTAAAAGACCTCTGCTTGCAACATATTGTTAAGAATTTTGAAA ACAACCCAATTCTGAATGAACTTCTTCCCAGTCACAAAGCTAAAGTGCTTGAAAAACTATCCACCAAACTCCCTCTAAAAGTTACAGCCAACCTGATCAGTCATGAAGGATACTGGAATAGGTGTTGCACAGAGCGCTGGGGAGTCTGTGATGTGGCCTGTTATGGGAATAGCTGGAAGAGAATGTTCTTTGAACGTCACTTGGAGAAAATCATTGAGCTCTTCATCCCTGAAGTGACTGACATCAAAAcagtcctggatgttgttcctctCTGCAAGAACTATGTGAAAAAACTGAACATATCTCAGCTGCTACCTCCAGTAAAAGAACCACAAATGAATGAGGATGATAATGCTTCAGACACCGCAAGTGATCCTGGCCATGAAGGTCCCTCAATTGACCACTTTGACTTTTGGACTCTCTTGGACAAACTAACTCATCTGGAGGAGCTGCACTTGGTTTATGGGGTCAGTGGATGTGGGATGAACTTTGAATGGAACCTCTTTGAATTCACCTCTCGGGATTGTCAGTCCCTGGCCAAGGCTTTAAAGTCTTGCAAAACATTAAAG GTCTTCCGGATACATCAAAGTAAAGTTGATGACGAAAAAGTGAGGTTACTTATCAACAGTTTGTTGGATCATCCATTCTTGACAGTGCTTGACCTCTCCCATAATCTGATTGGGGACAGAGGGGCAAGAGCTATCGGAAAACTGATCaatgaaagaaaaatgaagaGTATCACTGTTTATGATAACAAGATCAGGGCTCATGGTGCCCAGGCCATTGCCTATGCTCTTACCAAAAATATAACATTGACATCTTTGAACCTCAGGTTGAACCAGATAGGAGATGAAGGGGGACAGGCCATTGCTCATGCTCTTCTAAAGAATGCTACCCTTACAAATATTCATATGGGAAGTAATGAGCTGACAGAACCCACAGCTACTGTTCTATCTCAGGTTCTTGTTCAGAATAAAACACTGAGGAATATCAACCTATCCTGCAACAGACTGGGACTG GATGGTGGTAAACAGATTCAAGAAGGCATGTCTTACAACACGACTGTTGTGGAGTTTGATGTGCGTCTGACTGAGATTGGGCAGGAGAGTGAATACAGCATCAGCCAGATCCTCCAAAACAACCAGGAAAAAGCCAGAAAGAAACTGATCACTGAATCTGGCGTgaagaaataa